GGCTCACTTGCACTTTCTTAATGATGTCAGACAACCTAGGGCCAGCCATCAGTGCTGGACAAGATTGATAAGATTGCTATAAACGATGCTCTGAATGGGACAGTGAAGATCCTTAGTTCTTACCTTATACATgtcttcatattttaaaaaaagaacattagaGTCCATTCGGTGTTCCCAGAACTCCTGAACATGTTCAAACCAGGAGCCGTACCCAACTGAAAGAAAATATGAGTAATGCAATAAGACAGAGAATTCTGCAATATACATAAAACAGTGCAACAGTAATGACCATACTTACGTTTGTCATTCATAAAGCGTCTGCAGAACTCCTGGAAAGTCCCCCGGTAGCTCATGGTCCTGAGTGAACGATGGAACTGATAATAAGACACCACCAGGTCCTTAGGATTCCGAGCCATGTAGATTACCTGGGGAAGAACCGCGACAGTCATAGCCATAATTAGCCTTGTTTACAGGAAGCGTCACTTACTTCAGGcaaagcagaaaaaagtagcgCTGCTgtcaaattacaaatatttgctGCAGTATGTAGTTGGACCTAGTAACTGCTAATTAAAAGATTTAACCTAGTTAATAAAAGATACAAATAAGTCAAACTGTTTTTTCACTGACAAGTAGCTTGTGTAATGAAAGGCTTCAAGTACAAGATgtctgatgtaaaaaaaaattatgttcaGTTTATATTCATCTTCATGGGTTTGTTGGAGTTTTTTTCCATCAGTCTTGAAAAACAGGCCAAATAAGTTTTTATAAAagcaacaataacaatattgcTTGtgcaaaaaaagttgaaaattggTCTGAAATCTACTTGAATATTGACCttgatcaataaaaacatatacTGCTATACACAGTCTGGTTTCACAAACCTTTGCCTCTCCGTTGTGCATGGCTGTAGGCAGAAATCGGTAGGGAAGATGGCTTTTAATTAAGCGAGGGGATGTTAACTCCTGCAGACAAAAAAGGAGGTCAAAATAGGGCTTTGCACAACTCCTATCAACCCTCAGAATGttattttgctttcttttttcttatctTATCTAATGTtctaaaacacaacatattttGACAGCATGTAATCTGTAGCTTTATAATGTCCCCAAAAAAGCTTTCCAGTAACAGAAGGTGTACGTCTTTTACAAATATTACATGCAAAAGAGCTTTTTGAAAACACAAGTAAAAAACCAAGTTATGATATACTGCTTTTACAGGGTTCCGTTTTTAAAATCTCTCATTTAAGATTTTCTTAAATACTTTGGGTAATTTTGCAGACAATGACTTAAATCTCTTCGGCGTTTTGATGTACAAGCTTATTCTGAAGAACATACAATTCAAATAAATAGACAATCACAGACTGTGCCCAGACTGTAGTGGAGACCCAGAGTCTGGGTTTAGAATGTAATGTATTGCATACTTATTAAATGATTTAAGTGTAATTAGATCTGAGGTGTAGACAAATAAGCAATCCTTTAAAAACCAGTACCGGTCTAACGTTGTGCAGGATATCTGCTTAATAATTCACTGTACCTGTATGATGTCCATGCCTGGTTGCGGGTATTCTAGTACAGGTAGCTGTTCGTCAATGTTCATAAGACCAATCTCATCTGGATCTGCTCCTTGACTCACGAGATACACGACCTCTTGAAGTAGACTAGTGCCTACAGGATAGGACAAagagaataatttattttcaagaaAAAGTTGAGTAGAGAAGAGTCCTGGCAAAGTGATTATTTACTTATATAAACACATTGTATGTTCTTAATGGCCCACATCTAAAGCACAttctaatttggatttaagccTGATGCTTATCGCCAGTGCCCTACATTGTTAGGACAAAGGTTTAGGTCTATTGGGTGGTCCCTGCGGTAGTAAGAGTACTCGGgacagtgacccccaaactggtaGAAGTGGTGACAGATTTTAGGAACAAAATATGAAACCTCAATTCCAAAGTGTGCAGTACTAGAAATAGCTCATCTACTGAAGAACCCTCAGAGGAGCGGGACTGTGGTTAAGGACCAAGCGTGAGAAAGACAAACATACCACCCACCCATGCACCATGCCCCACAGACCACAGGACACACAGAAGCACCCGCTCAACCCCACCGGTTCACCCGAGCAAGCCTTTGAGACCAAGTCCAGCACGCTCTGCCAGGCCCCAGGTGAAAAGGAGTGCTGGGTCAGACACGGCCCTGACGGCCACCTGACCAGGAACAGCAACAATGCCTCAAAGCACCCTTCAGTGCCACTGAGAAGGAACATCACAAGCAATTCCACCAGGCCCCAGATACACCCAGAGAAGACAACACCCCTCTCTTTTGCTGCATTCCAAGTCACTCAGAACTCAGAATTTTACGACTTGTAAGATCAACTTGGAATGCCATCTGAAATCGAAACCCCGTAAAGTcaagaaacaaatctaatatTATAGCAGTCAACAAATTTAATAATTACGGTTGTTGGCCCGACCCGTTTAACAGCTGATCTTTGGGAGAAATTCATTCTTAACACCCTCAGAGCACAGGATATTCTTGTAGgataatcttataaaacataaGATATTCTGGCGTTCGACATCCTTGGTCAAGAAGGCGATAATCGAGACAAAAACAACCCGATTATATTTATGTGTGTACCTCACTTAATATTGTAAAACTACATAATATCCTATATGATGCTCAGCCTCCACATCCTTTGACAATGGATATAAGGGCCTGGGTAATTTTGCTTATCATGAAGTTTACGCTAttgttacttttttacttagattAATGTATGTCTGAGCCCTGGCATCCAAGTCACTTGGTCATTCGGAGAGAAAAAGTGCAATTCCAACCAGTTCTCCTGCAATTTGTAGCATTCATAGCACAGCATTGGATTCCCCTTTTCGTGTGATTTGTCGCTTAACTAAAAGAGAATAAACTATCTGTGGTGTGTGGTTAGCATGGTAAGGAAGGGCTGTGTTAGATGTGATTCAGGGGAGGGACTGTTGTTGATTAATCACAGGTGTAGCGCATTGTGATAAATTACACCTGCTATATGTCTTGCAGGGGAAGTTGCTGGAGGAGAGAATCTGACAGCCTGCAGGAAGCAAGCTGCATGCAAAGGACACtgcaagtgtttgtgtgtgtgttacagtggcACCCAAATGGGTAAAGACAATGGGTGAGCTCAATCAGCTGCTGAGAGTAATGGTGTCCCTGCACAGGGACCAAGCAGACTGGTGAGGATAAACGTAATTGGGATGACTGGCTTAACCCTCTGTTATTTGCAGTGCAGAAGGTTCCCCAGGCCTCCACGGGATTTTCTCTGCTGTAACTGCTGTATGGCAGGAAACCGTGGGGGTCTTGGGCCTGTTATGAGAAACTGGGTGGAAGGTCCAAGCCCCagtaaaaatgaaatcaaatacGTGTTGGACCTCATGGGCAAAACTCCACACATTGGGTCACCTGTCACATGAGAATTTGCTCCAGGCCCAGCTGTCTCAGAAGCGGCTGTATGACAGAGGGGCTGGGCTGTGCCTATTTGCACCGGGAGAAAAGGTGCTTGTATTACCCCCAACATCCAGCACTAAGTTACTGGCCAAGTGGCAAAGGCCCTTCATGGTCACACGGCGAGTGGGGAATGTGGATTATGAGGTTGCGCGCTCGAACAGGGGCGGAGCTCGGCAGATCTACCACCACATCCTCCTGAAATAATGGCGTTTTTCTCGTGCCGGCAATTAAAGAGAAGGATGAGTTGGGACCTGAGGTACCAAGAAAAGCTAATCATGCCTCACTTACCATTGATGACCACCTTTCACCGTCAAAGAAAGCCCAGGCGTACAGCCCGTATTGAGCATAAAATAGAGACTCACCCTGGGGTAACGATACATTCTCAGCCCTATAGGTTACCTGAACATAAACGCAAAATAGTTCAGGATGAATTAGCGGCCAAGTTGGAAATGGGAGTAATAAAAgagtccattgcagggcaacaaacagacaaacaaccattCCCCCTTGCAATTTTGAGACTCCAATCAGACACACAACCTAGAGCCTCcaatttctctttttaaaatttCCCCAATTCCATTTCAAAGTTTAACCATTTCCGCAATAGTTTACACAtctctgttttgtttctgtttcatgtCTTCACCCAATCAGGCTAAAAGACATTTCAGACTCACCCATAAAATATAATGGTAATGTGTGAtcttgtcccaaaacatgtcggTGAGGGTTTAGTCCGTGTCATATAGCTTTTTCAGAAGGTGATATCATCATATTACACCAGATGTTGCGTGATAATCTACAGTTCTGTTTCTTTGACCACCCGTTTACGTAGACAAATTGCGTGTAAATGCgttatattttctcaaaatatgcATGTGAGGCTATATCTAATTTCATATTCCAATTGAagcttgattttgtttttaaataataaaattaattagaAATGGCCAATATTGTCAATTCTGGATATTCTGTGATTACGGAAAATCTGAGACCCTAACAACCACTCAAACTTGCTCCAAAAGGCAATCTATGCTAAAAATGTGCCAATCATAGAGGTTTTTGGATAGTGTTACAAAACCAGAAACCTAACCCTACCCACAGCAAACCCATGCAAACATGGGGAGACTGGAGAGCATGTAAATTCACACCAAAACTCTGTACAAAAAGGGAGCTTAGATCTGCTAACCACATAACCACTGTGCCACCTTCAACCATACATCATTGCATATTTCATACCACAACAGGTAAGGTATTTATGTCTCTTCTCAACCTAAACAGGGCCAACAGACAATCTATATCAGCGTCCgcggtcaccaacctttctgaaactgtgagctcctTCGAAGCTAGTGAatagtccgaagggctaccagtttaaaaTGCACTTATTAAATACTACACTTTTAAGTTTTAACATgcagcattttatttttcctcattcATGCAGTTGTTTCCATTTTCATCTAGTTTCACAGGAAAACTTTATGTTCTTATTTTGCTAGCAATTAAGaagtttaaataattgtaaaacatGTACCATAAAATATGTCTACAATTTAACCATTATGTAATATTTCACAAAAAtccacattgtgttttttttttccggggtgtcagactcattttatttcaggggccgAATATTCTGTAATGTCTCCAAGTTTCCACTTtgacgtataaatgataaataaagtatgtatATGGCGCCAACAATATCATTTCCTtcgggattttctcttttaaattgcattgatttttgtgacaaatttttattaattttgggaaattatgagaaattatttcaggaaaattaagtcctttgaacgcattcagatttaaaatgactgtagtCGTGATAAAAGCAAGGAAAAATTGCAATTCAATAAATGAGTGCATTTTCAAGGACTGAGTTTTCTACAACTGCattatttgataatttacacaatatttcatgTTCTCTCGGTCTTTTTTAGCTGGCAGGCCGAAAGGATGGTCTAAAGTGCCGGATTTGGCccacaggccttgagtttgacacgtcttATCACAATCCATATACCAAATCTGTGAcatcaaaaaaacatttgtcataatgtttcagtgaaaataaactttctaagatggttaatttaatacacaaTCATATAAAGTGCAGCAGTATGTAACTCTACTAAGGCactgactacatctgtcatctggATTTGTCTTTGAAGTCTGGAAAGTAAAACAGATTTTAGATCGAGCTCATTGATGGCGAGAGCTCCAGAACAGACCTGAGGGCACCTTACATGGTcaatgcgggctacctggtgcccacaGGCACCATGTTGGTAGCCACTGATCTAGAGAATGGTGAAACTTACTGCATGGTACAAACTC
This genomic window from Gouania willdenowi chromosome 6, fGouWil2.1, whole genome shotgun sequence contains:
- the sult4a1 gene encoding sulfotransferase 4A1 isoform X1, with the protein product MAESEAETPSTPIEFESKYFEFDGVRLPPFCRGKMEEIANFSLRSSDIWIVTYPKSGTSLLQEVVYLVSQGADPDEIGLMNIDEQLPVLEYPQPGMDIIQELTSPRLIKSHLPYRFLPTAMHNGEAKVIYMARNPKDLVVSYYQFHRSLRTMSYRGTFQEFCRRFMNDKLGYGSWFEHVQEFWEHRMDSNVLFLKYEDMYKDLGMMVGQLARFLGVSCDKAQLESMVESCNQLIEQCCSSDALSICRGRVGLWKDVFTVSMNDQFDAVYSQKMGRSDLTFDFGH
- the sult4a1 gene encoding sulfotransferase 4A1 isoform X2; its protein translation is MAESEAETPSTPIEFESKYFEFDGVRLPPFCRGKMEEIANFSLRSSDIWIVTYPKSGTSLLQEVVYLVSQGADPDEIGLMNIDEQLPVLEYPQPGMDIIQELTSPRLIKSHLPYRFLPTAMHNGEAKVIYMARNPKDLVVSYYQFHRSLRTMSYRGTFQEFCRRFMNDKLGYGSWFEHVQEFWEHRMDSNVLFLKYEDMYKDLGMMVGQLARFLGVSCDKAQLESMVESCNQLIEQCCSSDALSICRVCGCLVFYRISTQLTVTLICLIHAT